The nucleotide sequence CCAAACCGCCCGGAAGACGGCCCACAGAGGAAGCGCGCATGCGCCGTACGATTGCTTTTGCCAACTTATTATTCAGCCGGCTATAGTGGGGATTTGTGTGGGGGATCCTCTGACGTCTTATCCCAAGAAATGAATTCCATACTTACGTTTTTCATAGTGAGGAATTCTCAGGATTCCGCAAGTTTTATAGTCCGAAAATATCATGGGATAATGGTAACCTGGATCATCTGCAGCAAGTCAGTGGGAATAATGAGGTTGAGAAAACTAATTGTTGTGTGTCAATGTTGAACATACGAGGGTGTGCTAAAAAGTTATCTGTCCGACCCTCTTCCAGATATACGAACGCGATCTCGTCATTCTAGGCAAAAAGAGCGAGACGATGGAGGAGAAGCGGAAGAAGAGAAATTGTAGGTTTGTAACGCGATCATTTTCATTACTCACGAAGTCATCGTCGATTTTCATTACTACTCTATTCTGCATATAGTACGCACTGGTTTTATCTCGCTCGATGTTATAtcttatacactctaagaaaaaaaagagtaaaacggggagtaattgcagcttctacttccctagtgtgcaattactccccattttagtcccctaacccaacatttagtcccgacatttactccccaggactgcaaattgtcactaaacttcgcgaatggtctcctgaatgcaacagtcaccgtaaatatgtgcccttggtcaatttgaagggcataacgctgtataactcagacaacgtagcaattttccagccacacagagtaagaaacagttagcgcatttttcttcgcaaattgtgccctagtatggcgcaagattttatatcactcgatatatcacggttgacggtttgcttcgaagtattttcatgcatgcgcaccaattaagtacctgggactcttacgacagcgcgtgaaatgcggtcttcactctgtcacattcatttactcccgtgcatttactcccgaaagggactattttttgtggcaatgcaattactccccaaaaggagtaaaagtactcccttttttcttagagtgtagctgtTCTCCGCAGAAACAAAGTCAGTATGACTGTGTCGAGTAACTCAGGTGCGATTATTAGAGAGGTGAGCTTATTATGATCCCGTCTTATAAGCAACGTTTCCGGAAGACACAGTAGAATTTTCCCTCATTTTTGAAAGAATGGGCAAGGGTTTGTGGTGTCCGTAGATAGTAGGTATGAGAGTATGTGACATCATAACGAGCACTAGCGTTTGTCTCCTAGCAGTGGCACAATGACCCACGTTCGCGATCTTAGATTGACAATGTTTACTTCTTCTTGCATACCTGCTATATAGTTTTCAAAACTAGGAGTTACTatcctgctactttgacacaaTGAGAGGCACGCAGTTTGCAATTGCATTTATTATTTGGCGTTCTGAAGACACGAGTTTAGTTCGGAGTGGTACTCACCTGAGTCCAGCTCGTACCTTGCATATAACACATTATATACGTCATACCCTCTTGTGCGGTTGGCGGTGAAGTACGCAACAAACTGCGTTCTGCAAAGTTCACAGCGGGAGGCATTACTGCAACGTAACTGCTCAATGAAAGACCAGGTGGCAGACGTAATACTTACATCTCACGTTTTTTGTGGTTCGCAGAACTTAGCTGTACGGTGGCAGTCTTTGTCCTTCTATCGATGTAGATGACCTCCGCTTTCACGCATTGGCCGTTCTTCCCATACATTCGGTCATGCTTGTACGACCGTTGATACAGGAACATAGTTCTGTTTCTCGTAATGAACTGGGACAACAAAGGTAACTTGTTTTAGTGATCCCTAAACTTGCGTGGTGTTCTAAAAGATAAAGGGACTAAATTTTGGACGTTGCGACCAGAGAAGGTAACTGAGTAATCCACGATTGTATGACGTACAGGGTCCCAGACCTCAAGTGTTTTTTCATGTGTGTATAAGGAACCCAAGTGGAGTCCTCTGCACTGTGCTTCCCATCAATATATCGCCAGCAGATTGCTTGAACTATGGGGAAACACCTTACAAAGTTCCACAGAAGAATTCATAATCCATTTAGGCATAGTTTCGGCTTAGCTTGCGGTCAGGAATTGTCTATTTAATAGAACACTTTATACGCACAATGAAAGCTCAAGTGTCCCTCccttaaaaaataaagaaaagggaACTACGTTTCTGTGTATGACAGTATAGTCCATATATGTATATGTGTACgtatgtgatgatgatgatgaggagtGGAGTTTTtgtggcgcatcgacaacaaaggtcataatgcgccaacactgtgattaaGATGAGATGAGTTTAAAATAGGTAAGATGTTTAATATAAGCAGAGAAGCAATATATAAAATGCCAGTCTAAAACTACAAACGGTTTACAATTCCAATAGCACTTAAAAAATTTTAAACTCTACTAAGAGGgatgatagcctcatcacccagcaataGTGCAGGATGAGGAAGCAAGCATGCATGTATGCATGGTgcgtggtgatggtggtggtgtgcatgcatgcatgcattatgcatgtatgtatgcatgtatgtatgcatgtatgcatgcatgtatgcatgcatgtatgtatgtatgcatgtatgcatgtatgtatgcatgtatgcatgtacgcatgtatgtatgtatgtatgtatggcAATGTCCAACATCGGTGGCGTGTAACATTACAACGTTCGTGAAGGTGTTAACGACAAAGGGGATAGCTGAGTTATGACTGTGTCTATCTCGTACAAGAGTCAGAGTACCAAGCACCATTGCGCCAGCGCCATACCAGCACCTCTAGTGCCGGGAGTTACAATGAAACCACCCTAATTTCAGATTTCTTGTTTTTTTCGGGGGACAATCAACAAAAATTCAAAGTGCTGCAAAGTAGCGTTTTAAGAGCGCCGTCCCCCACCCCCTCTCCTTCGACCATATTTAGAAACAGATTTGGGAAaactacttttattttgtaaagCTTGAAATAAATTACTTTTCCATGCGTACTGATACGATTACTTTCATCAAGTTATTACATTATTTTGCATTACACTTTACTGGAAGTCTCTGAGACAGTTCTATGTGGTGTTTGAAGCGCGTACTGTAATGTGGCGTTATTGGTCATTTATTAAAGTTtcgtttactttactttactttccaATATACTTTCTTTTACTCCTTTACATATAGGAGAGAGACAGCAGTAAAAGCAGTGTTCATAATCTAATTGCGCAACCATAGATAAGATTGATTGTAACGTAGAAGGAGTTGGTGTTCCAATACTCCACAGTGTAGACCCTGATGATCTGGTCGGTGACAAAGGTAGCTAGAAAAAGACAACTTGGCAATTTTCCTTGCATACACCATCAACAATTCCTAGCTGCTGGCTTTAAACAGTGCCTGAATTTCCAACCCAAGCAATGGCTAAtggcattacattactcattacctcACCATAAAATGTTATGCATTAGCATTGCTCATTACCGAAATGTAATGCAGTACTCACCTATCTATTCTCTGgtgatttcgcacgcataacaAACAATACAAAATGACGTAAAATCCATGCTCGTTCTACTTGCCTTCCACGCATCTTGATATTTGGAAAGTATCGACTTTGTCTCAGCGTACGGTTTAAGTGGAACTTTTGGCGGAGGCTCGTACCATAAGTTGTCCCATTGACTGGCAAAGATTCTTCCCTGATCGTCAAGTACACTACAGAGCGATGCGACTAGCAGCAGAGAAATGCGTGGCGCCATCTCTGCTTGTCACAGATATGAATACATGAGATCCTGCTAAAAGCTGTTTCCGACATTCAAATAATATGGTTGATGGATGCAAAGCAGGTTTTTCCAGGTATCATTCGTCACACATGACCTCATGAAGCCATGAGACATTGCGCATGCCTTTGTATAGTCTTGAGGTACAGGTACAGGATTTTTATaatggatgtagttccgtatcgggaccactggctttttttaaagaaaaaagaataaaaatacAAATCAAACGCTCTTACGTAAAACAGGaactaattagtaacgaaattaaacaggaaggacgttcgtatattgcgtgaaacgtataaaaattgaattaaaattaaaaagaaTTAAAATAGAATTAGAATTAAAATAGAGGAATTAAAAACAATTTAATTAAAAATTAAGAAGTGCATCAGATGGGGTAGTTGAAACGCATATAAAAAAAGTTATAGTCCACAGAATGGACCATTTCGGggaacgcgtatgcgcatggcgatggccgccatgtttgttgacaTGAAAACATGCTGCGGGCTGTGACGCGAGTTGGCGAAGCTTTTTCTCGCAATGCCTATAATGTGTCCACTGCCGAAACATGAAAGGCATAAATGTCGGTGTACGGTTCTTCCGTTTCCCACCGTAAAAGCGTCATCGAAAGAAGCGGGAGCTTTGCATTAGCGTTGTTTGGCGCATGAAGAAAGGTGTTTTCGTGTGGGTGACGACGACGAACTCACGTGTCATGCTATCCGCCCCCAACGTCTTTCTCTTCGCCGGTGTTGGCGCATGCATTTTGAGGCTTCTCGCAATAATGTGTTGCGTCGTCGAACTATAGTCGAACtgtactggccatcactgctttttACACATTTCGCATTTTATGAAACGCGATCCGACTTCCACAGAGAAATTAATAGCAAAAATTaacgtgaaaagaa is from Ornithodoros turicata isolate Travis chromosome 8, ASM3712646v1, whole genome shotgun sequence and encodes:
- the LOC135367296 gene encoding uncharacterized protein LOC135367296 isoform X1, translating into MAPRISLLLVASLCSVLDDQGRIFASQWDNLWYEPPPKVPLKPYAETKSILSKYQDAWKFITRNRTMFLYQRSYKHDRMYGKNGQCVKAEVIYIDRRTKTATVQLSSANHKKREITQFVAYFTANRTRGYDVYNVLYARYELDSDDPGYHYPMIFSDYKTCGILRIPHYEKPGKPACQVWAYEGQTIRSSCMFIYDLLCGPSRYAVYGKAKCHYETSHDVIIEED
- the LOC135367296 gene encoding uncharacterized protein LOC135367296 isoform X2, yielding MAPRISLLLVASLCSVLDDQGRIFASQWDNLWYEPPPKVPLKPYAETKSILSKYQDAWKFITRNRTMFLYQRSYKHDRMYGKNGQCVKAEVIYIDRRTKTATVQLSSANHKKREITQFVAYFTANRTRGYDVYNVLYARYELDSDDPGYHYPMIFSDYKTCGILRIPHYEKRIVQKEVHPVATLMVCPGMGVVYGTKQSNIQEMRDVREQND